ATGACCAACTGCGGGTAGCCAGGCAAGAGTTTGATTCCGGCCATGCCTACGAAGGAGCCACTGTAGGCAGCCGCAGCATAATCTGGCACCAAGACTGCCGCCACCAGCCCGACCACTGCTGAGCCAACTACCAAGCCCAGCTTGAGGTCGATGTTCATCCAGTGCGAGAGCACCGCGCCGGCCACAACTGCTAGGAAGGTAAAGATGTTTTTGTTGCTAAAGAGAGCCTCGGCCTTGGCTGTCGAAAGAGCCTTGCTTTCATTGAACAGTGTAAAGAGGATACCAATGACGCCCAGAGCAAGCACCACACCAAACACGGGCTGCAGCATGAAGGCATTGTACGCTGCATAGCCATAGACCAGCAGAGCCATCACTGCAAGGATCAGAAAACCAACGACCGGAATAGACTTGCTCATACCCTGCCCCTTTCTTGTGAATCTTGAATGCTGCGCGCAACTTTGGGGAGCGAGGTTGAACCTCGCTCCCCATCCCACACACTATGCTTTTTCCAGTCTGACTGCAGCAACCTTGTACTCGGGGATCTTGGCCACCGGATCGAGTGCGGCGACGGTCAACAGGTTGGCTGCCGACTCGGCAAAGTGGAACGTCATGAAAACTACGCCAGGATCGACACGATCCACCACCTCGGCCTTGGCTACGACCTCGCCTCGCCGGGAAGTCACCTTCACCATATCGCCATCCGCCATGCCTAGTTTGGCGGCATCGTCCGGGTGAATCTCAACCTTGCCCTCGGGATAGATGGCATTCAAACCCGCGGAACGTCGGGTCATTGTGCCACCGTGGAAGTGGAACAGCACCCGCCCGGTAGTCAGCACATATGGATAGTGCTCGTCCGGCTGCTCTGCTGGCGGCAGCCACTCCACAGCGTGGAACTTGCCTAGGCCGCGCGTGAACTTGCCGACATGCAGAATCGGTGTGCCCGGGTGTTCGGTATTCGGGCACGGCCACTGGATGCCCACGTCCTCAATCCGATCCCAGGTGATGCCCGCATAGCTCGGCGTGAGCGCGTTGATCTCGGCCAGGATCGCCGCAGGATTCGGATAGTCCCAGCCAGCGAACTTGCCCTTGGAGCGGTCTGTGCCCAGGCGAGCCTCGACTCGCTTGAACAGGTCGCACAGGATCACCCAGTCCGGCCTCGACTCGCCGATGGGCTCGATGGCTTTGCGCACCCGCTGCACACGGCGCTCGCTGTTGGTATTGGTGCCATCCTTCTCGGCAAAAGAAGTGCCGGGAAGGACCACGTCGGCGAGTTCTGCCGTCTCGCTCAGGAAGATATCCTGGACCACGAGGAACTCGAGGTTCTCCAGCGCCTCACGGACGTGATTCAAGTCCGGGTCGCTCATCATGGGGTTCTCACCCATGATGAACAGCGCCTTGAGCTTGCCAGCGTGGGCGGCGTTCATCATCTCTACAATCGTCAGGCCGGGCGTCAGCGAAGCTGCGTTGCCCCAGGCCTCGACGAACTTGGTGTGCGCGGCCTCGTCAGCAACGCGCTGGTAAGCGGTGTAAAAGTTCGGCAGGCAGCCCATATCGCACGCGCCCTGCACGTTGCTCTGCCCACGCAGCGGATTAACCCCTCCGCCAGGGACGCCCATATTACCCAGCAGCATCTGCAGGTTGGCCGTGGACAGAACGTTCTGGTGGCCGGTGGTGTGCTGCGTGATGCCCATGGCGTAGATGAGGGCTCCTGGTCGGTTTGCCGCCAGCAGGCGCGCTGCCTCGCGTACTTGCTCCGGGGGCACACCGGTGATCTTTTCGGCATACTCGGGCGTGTACTTGGCGACGCAGGCCTTGAGCTCTTCGAAACCCTCCGTGCGGCTGGCGACATACTCCTTGTCGTAGAGGTCCTCGGCGATCAGCACGTTCATCAAGCTGTTGAGCAGAGCAATGTCGGAGCCTGGCTTGTGGCGCAGGTGCATGACCGCAAAGTCGGTGATCTTGATCTTGCGGGGGTCGGCGACGATGATCTTTGCGCCCCGCTTTGCTGCCTGGCGCAGGCGCATGCCGATCACCGGGTGCTGTTCGGTCGTGTTGGATCCGATAATCAGGTAGGACTTGGGGTTGGTTACCAGGTCCTCGATAGCATTCGTCATAGCTCCGGAACCAAAGGCGGCGGCCAGACCGGTCACCGTGGAGCTATGTCAGAGGCGAGCACAGTGGTCGACGTTGTTCGTCTCCAGCACCGCCCTGGCAAACTTTTGGAGGATGTAGTTTTCCTCGTTAGTGCACTTGGCCGATGACAGGACGCCAATCGCGTCGCCACCATGCTTCTGTTTCGTCTCCACCAGTTTGGACGCCACCAGGTCCAGCGCTTCATCCCACGTCGCCGGCACCAACTTGCCATCCTTGCGAATGAGCGGTTGAGTCAGGCGGTCCGGATGATTCACAAAGTCCAGTCCAAAGCGACCCTTCACACAGGTAGAGCCATAGTTCGGCGGCACGCCCCAGTGCGAAGTGGCCTTGACAAGTCTGTTGTCGCGAGTGTAGAGCTCGAGCTGGCAGCCCACGCCGCAGTACGGACAGGTGGTGCGCGTCTTGCTCAACTGCCACGGCCGCCCCTGCCCCAGGGCCTGCTTTGGCAGAAGAGCACCGGTCGGACAGATCTCAACGCACATGCCGCAGAACTCGCAGGGGCTGTCTTCCATGTTGCCGTCAAAGGCCGTCCCTGGCTTGCTGCGGAACCCTCGCCAGACCATGCCGATCGCTTCAACGCCGTTGATCTCCTGGCACGCCCGCACGCAGCGGCGACAGAGGATGCATTTGTTATAGTCGCGCTGGTAGAAGGGATTCGGGTCGTCCACTGCATAGGCGTGCTGCTCCCCCGGGAACCGCGTCTGCTTGACGCCATATTCGTACATCAGGTCCTGCAACTCGCAGGAACCAGTCGAATCGCAGGTCATACAGTCCAGCGGGTGGTCAGAGAGCAGCAACTCGAGCACAAAGCGCCGCGCCTCGACCACTGTCGGAGAGTGCGTCTGCACTTCGGCACCTTCAGTGATGGGAAAGGTGCACGCCGGCTGCAGAGTCCTCTGCCCCTTGATCTCCACCAGACACATCCGGCAGGCCCCAATGGAGCCCAGCGCCGGATGATCGCACAACGTCGGAATCTTGATGTTCGCCAGTTTGGCCGCCTGAAGGACGGTGCTGCCCGCAGGCGCACTGACCTTGCGGCCGTCGATGACTAGATTGATCATTACCATCCTTGCCTGCCTCCTTTTTTCAGTGCACGATGACTTGGCCTAACCAATCAACCACGCGGTCTTGCCACCACATTCAACCGGCGTGGGCGCACCAACGCCCTTCCTGCGCGCCCACGCCGACCCCACTTCAGCCCGCAGCAGCTTCGGCCGCTTCTCTGGCTTCCTTGGCCAGCTGTTGCTCGCGCTCCAGGTCGCAGCGCAGGCAGCGGTGGGCCTCAGCACAAGCCGTCTTTTCGGCAAAGC
This sequence is a window from Chloroflexi bacterium ADurb.Bin180. Protein-coding genes within it:
- the fdhF gene encoding Formate dehydrogenase H produces the protein MTGLAAAFGSGAMTNAIEDLVTNPKSYLIIGSNTTEQHPVIGMRLRQAAKRGAKIIVADPRKIKITDFAVMHLRHKPGSDIALLNSLMNVLIAEDLYDKEYVASRTEGFEELKACVAKYTPEYAEKITGVPPEQVREAARLLAANRPGALIYAMGITQHTTGHQNVLSTANLQMLLGNMGVPGGGVNPLRGQSNVQGACDMGCLPNFYTAYQRVADEAAHTKFVEAWGNAASLTPGLTIVEMMNAAHAGKLKALFIMGENPMMSDPDLNHVREALENLEFLVVQDIFLSETAELADVVLPGTSFAEKDGTNTNSERRVQRVRKAIEPIGESRPDWVILCDLFKRVEARLGTDRSKGKFAGWDYPNPAAILAEINALTPSYAGITWDRIEDVGIQWPCPNTEHPGTPILHVGKFTRGLGKFHAVEWLPPAEQPDEHYPYVLTTGRVLFHFHGGTMTRRSAGLNAIYPEGKVEIHPDDAAKLGMADGDMVKVTSRRGEVVAKAEVVDRVDPGVVFMTFHFAESAANLLTVAALDPVAKIPEYKVAAVRLEKA
- a CDS encoding putative formate dehydrogenase, whose translation is MVMINLVIDGRKVSAPAGSTVLQAAKLANIKIPTLCDHPALGSIGACRMCLVEIKGQRTLQPACTFPITEGAEVQTHSPTVVEARRFVLELLLSDHPLDCMTCDSTGSCELQDLMYEYGVKQTRFPGEQHAYAVDDPNPFYQRDYNKCILCRRCVRACQEINGVEAIGMVWRGFRSKPGTAFDGNMEDSPCEFCGMCVEICPTGALLPKQALGQGRPWQLSKTRTTCPYCGVGCQLELYTRDNRLVKATSHWGVPPNYGSTCVKGRFGLDFVNHPDRLTQPLIRKDGKLVPATWDEALDLVASKLVETKQKHGGDAIGVLSSAKCTNEENYILQKFARAVLETNNVDHCARL